The Vicia villosa cultivar HV-30 ecotype Madison, WI linkage group LG1, Vvil1.0, whole genome shotgun sequence genome includes a region encoding these proteins:
- the LOC131644053 gene encoding uncharacterized protein LOC131644053 translates to MEELQKPTQNTNLEPSNSNNAETFYDDIDSNCSTPYVSAPSSPGRGGPPISSGYFYSAPASPLHFSITASSSYHHQTTTTSSVPLSYEFEFSARFGSTGSAVPGSMTSADELFLNGQIRPMKLSSHLERPQVLAPLLDLEEEDEEENEVVRGRDLRLRDKSVRRRTRSMSPLRSNTHLEWTENENNEEQHHHHHDDNDNDDEACEIENQNNDNGEMENVKVDEMGLERIEIITPPDSASSSRSSSAGRSSKRWVFLKDFLRSKSEGRSNNKFWSTISFSPIKDKKSNSSNPNPHPQISKEKTSETHRNGSGSSSKGSSSSSTSHSWAKKMTGKPMNGVGKRRVPPSPHELHYKANRAQAEELRRKTFLPYRQGLLGCLGFSSKGYGAMNGFARALNPVSSRWGMLQNPRGVGSQVVG, encoded by the exons ATGGAAGAGCTTCAAAAACCTACCCAAAACACAAATCTAGAACCTTCAAACTCCAACAATGCCGAAACCTTTTACGATGATATAGACAGTAACTGTTCCACTCCTTACGTGAGCGCTCCTTCGAGTCCAGGTCGCGGCGGACCACCTATCTCCTCCGGTTACTTCTACAGTGCTCCGGCGAGTCCGTTACATTTTTCTATAACCGCTTCTTCCTCTTACCACCACCAAACTACTACAACCTCTTCTGTTCCTCTGAGTTACGAGTTTGAATTCTCGGCCCGGTTCGGATCCACCGGTTCAGCCGTTCCCGGCTCAATGACCTCCGCGGATGAGTTGTTCCTGAACGGTCAGATCCGTCCCATGAAGCTTTCTTCTCACTTGGAACGTCCTCAGGTTCTTGCTCCTTTGCTGGatctggaggaagaagatgaagaagaaaatgaagttgTTCGTGGGAGAGATCTGAGGCTGAGAGATAAATCTGTTAGGAGAAGAACCAGATCTATGTCGCCGTTGAGAAGTAACACGCATTTGGAGTGGACGGAGAACGAGAACAACGAAGAACAACATCACCATcatcatgatgataatgataatgatgatgaagcTTGTGAGATTGAAAACCAGAACAATGATAACGGTGAAATGGAGAATGTTAAAGTTGATGAGATGGGTTTGGAGAGAATAGAGATAATAACACCTCCAGATTCAGCTTCATCTTCTAGATCTTCTTCAGCTGGAAGAAGCTCTAAGAGATGGGTTTtcttgaaggattttctaagaaGCAAAAGTGAAGGAAGAAGTAACAACAAGTTCTGGTCAACCATTTCATTTTCTCCAATAAAAGACAAGAAATCTAACTCTAGCAATCCAAATCCACATCCCCAGATTTCAAAGGAGAAAACTAGTGAAACACATAGAAATGGTTCAGGTTCATCAAGTAAAGGaagttcatcttcttctacaTCTCATAGCTGGGCTAAGAAAATGACGGGAAAGCCCATGAATGGCGTTGGGAAGAGACGCGTTCCACCTTCTCCACATGAGTTACACTATAAAGCAAACAGAGCACAAGCTGAAGAGTTGAGGAGAAAGACCTTTTTGCCCTACAGACAAGGTTTGCTTGGTTGTTTGGGTTTTAGTTCTAAGGGTTATGGGGCCATGAATGGCTTTGCTAGAGCCTTAAACCCTGTTTCCTCAAG GTGGGGGATGTTACAGAATCCGCGTGGTGTGGGGAGCCAAGTAGTTGGGTAA
- the LOC131644052 gene encoding uncharacterized protein LOC131644052, with protein MSKFKVIFYTRGKFVKDPELKYNGGDMYAFSGQDSDYWSFFEACDLVKSIDPEFDFERVKMWWKHEAGSFEADLNPFRDDGDSAELAAYAVGHGAEVEIYCEPKPDEGELTFMESVRQKGKGKACASEKEPLHECSGDSSDESIKDVHFDDSEEERMNGFEDDFEELVGVGKTSEVRSPPVTNNAVPNETDNNIFITDEMGKAHVIEEEYMTDELDSGADDDSGDDRPCVIRFNAEESFTKDFVFKVGMEFRSLKQFKDAILEHNVLNGREVKFVKNDANRCRVVCKDKEKCDYTVLCSRVLTSTTFRIKTLYSKHKCGRQFFNRCAKADWVAKVIVDGLKNNTKMKLNDVVADVRLRYATEIPGCRAFKARQIARQIVEGDSSQQFNLLWSYGAELRRASPGNTFKLNTTCAGEGLNPRFEKCYMCFDGTKMALKKACRPFIGLDGCHLKHKYGGILLIAVGRDPNDQYLPIAFAVVENESKDTWSWFMKLLLEDIGDGRWCFISDQQKGLVNVFDEEYPSFEHRFCLRHLYANFKKKFGGGTLFRDLMMAAAKATYYEAHEAKMLMIKEANVDAYEWLQAIPKHKWCKHAFPFYSKCDVLMNNLSESFNATILLQRDKPIITMFEWIRNYLMGRFATLREKVNAYKGYVMTKPLRRLDREIEKSASWTATYAGRLTFQVTHVLFTDSFVVDLEKHTCSCNYWELIGIPCRHAVAAIHRKVDDPVKYVHKCYLRTTYEHCYSEVITPLNGQNKWPKTAHPIIMPPLFKRGPGRPKKLRRREPDEANQTKWQRTNTSHRCKICFVLGHNKRTCKKNKQIVVVSAARTSQEAPTQDAPTQEAPTQDAPTQEAPTQEAPTQASQTSKKRGRPTGSINKKKKDKVAPKTKKSKTVEPECDVAANAVPDAVPEKDDVQADIPMQDDVPVPDSVPEKADVQADIPVQDADPVQDDVQDAVPVQDDVQDAPNTDINDSQSSLKKYCGIDAETLAKILDDDEILDVQPLNVDTSPVKRTVKTFVGKAPKVVKKTSKSTASSSSRPTCSEPVKKPIQKHKPKKIVDMGVQKRQSDRLRTIKTKNIPGPGKKPDDPLVIYEDEATSNQSKGGKQSEDWEAICKRMTQ; from the exons ATGTCTAAGTTTAAAGTTATTTTCTACACAAGGGGCAAGTTTGTAAAAGACCCTGAACTGAAATACAATGGTGGGGACATGTATGCTTTTAGTGGTCAAGATAGTGACTATTGGTCTTTCTTTGAGGCCTGTGATTTAGTTAAGAGTATTGACCCtgaatttgattttgagaggGTTAAGATGTGGTGGAAACATGAAGCAGGATCATTTGAAGCTGATTTAAATCCATTCAGAGATGATGGAGATTCTGCTGAGTTGGCTGCTTATGCTGTTGGTCATGGAGCTGAAGTTGAGATATATTGTGAGCCAAAACCAGATGAAGGAGAGCTGACTTTTATGGAATCTGTTAGGCAAAAAGGGAAGGGTAAGGCTTGTGCATCAGAGAAGGAACCATTACATGAATGCAGTGGAGATTCAAGTGATGAGAGTATCAAGGATGTACACTTTGATGACAGTGAGGAAGAAAGGATGAATGGGTTTGAAGATGACTTTGAGGAACTAGTGGGTGTAGGTAAAACTAGTGAAGTCAGGAGTCCACCTGTTACAAACAATGCTGTCCCTAATGAAACAGACAATAACATATTTATTACAGATGAGATGGGCAAGGCACATGTAATTGAGGAGGAATACATGACAGATGAATTGGACAGTGGAGCTGATGATGATAGTGGTGATGACAGACCATGTGTTATAAGGTTCAATGCAGAAGAATCTTTCACaaaagattttgtttttaaaGTTGGAATGGAGTTTCGTTCACTTAAGCAGTTTAAAGATGCTATACTAGAGCACAATGTTCTTAATGGGAGGGAAGTTAAGTTTGTAAAGAATGATGCCAATAGATGTAGGGTTGTATGTAAGGATAAGGAGAAGTGTGATTACACTGTGTTATGTAGTAGAGTCCTAACATCCACTACTTTTAGGATTAAAACCTTGTATTCTAAGCACAAGTGTGGAAGACAGTTCTTTAATAGATGTGCTAAAGCTGATTGGGTGGCTAAGGTCATTGTTGATGGGTTGAAGAACAACACAAAGATGAAGTTGAATGATGTGGTGGCAGATGTTAGGCTTAGATATGCAACAGAAATTCCAGGTTGTAGGGCATTCAAGGCAAGGCAGATTGCTAGACAGATTGTGGAAGGTGACTCTAGTCAGCAATTCAACCTCCTTTGGTCTTATGGTGCTGAGTTAAGAAGGGCATCCCCAGGGAATACATTCAAACTCAATACAACATGTGCTGGTGAAGGGTTAAATCCAAGATTTGAGAAGTGTTATATGTGTTTTGATGGGACTAAGATGGCATTAAAAAAAGCATGTAGACCTTTCATTGGATTGGATGGATGTCACTTGAAGCATAAATATGGTGGAATTCTGCTCATTGCTGTAGGAAGAGATCCAAATGATCAGTACTTGCCAATTGCATTTGCAGTTGTAGAAAATGAATCAAAGGACACTTGGAGCTGGTTCATGAAGTTGTTGTTGGAAGATATTGGTGATGGAAGATGGTGTTTTATCTCTGACCAGCAAAAG GGTCTGGTCAATGTGTTTGATGAGGAGTATCCTTCCTTTGAGCATAGATTCTGTTTAAGGCATCTTTATGCTAACTTCAAAAAGAAGTTTGGTGGAGGGACATTGTTTAGGGATCTAATGATGGCTGCTGCTAAGGCAACTTATTATGAGGCACATGAGGCAAAGATGCTCATGATCAAGGAAGCAAATGTGGATGCTTATGAGTGGCTGCAGGCAATCCCCAAACACAAATGGTGTAAGCATGCATTTCCTTTCTACTCAAAATGTGATGTTTTAATGAATAATCTTAGTGAATCATTTAATGCTACCATACTTTTGCAAAGAGACAAACCAATTATAACAATGTTTGAGTGGATCAGAAACTACTTGATGGGTAGGTTTGCAACACTTAGGGAAAAGGTGAATGCTTATAAGGGTTATGTAATGACCAAACCATTAAGGAGACTAGATAGAGAAATAGAGAAAAGTGCTAGTTGGACAGCTACGTATGCTGGTAGGTTAACATTTCAGGTAACACATGTGCTTTTCACTGATAGCTTTGTAGTGGACCTAGAAAAACACACTTGTTCATGTAACTATTGGGAGTTGATTGGGATACCATGTAGGCATGCTGTAGCAGCCATTCATAGGAAAGTTGATGACCCAGTTAAGTATGTGCACAAATGTTATCTTAGGACCACTTATGAACACTGTTATAGTGAGGTGATAACACCTTTGAATGGGCAAAATAAGTGGCCTAAGACAGCACATCCTATTATCATGCCACCATTGTTCAAACGTGGCCCAGGGAGGCCCAAAAAACTACGCAGGAGAGAACCTGATGAGGCAAATCAAACCAAGTGGCAAAGAACAAATACATCCCACAGATGCAAGATATGCTTTGTACTAGGTCATAACAAGAGGACCTGCAAGAAAAATAAGCAAATAGTTGTTGTATCTGCTGCAAGAACATCACAAGAGGCTCCAACACAAGATGCTCCAACACAAGAGGCTCCAACACAAGATGCTCCAACACAAGAGGCTCCAACACAAGAGGCTCCTACTCAGGCTAGTCAAACAAGCAAAAAAAGG GGGAGGCCTACAGGGTCTatcaacaagaaaaagaaagataaagtGGCACCCAAGACAAAAAAATCTAAGACTGTTGAACCAGAATGTGATGTAGCTGCAAATGCTGTTCCTGATGcagttcctgaaaaggatgatgtCCAAGCTGATATTCCTATGCAAGATGATGTTCCAGTTCCTGATTCTGTTCCTGAAAAGGCTGATGTACAAGCTGATATCCCTGTGCAAGATGCTGACCCTGTTCAAGATGATGTTCAAGATGCTGTCCCTGTACAAGATGATGTTCAAGATGCTCCCAATACTGACATCAATGATTCACAGTCGTCTCTTAAAAAGTATTGTGGTATAGATGCTGAAACATTGGCTaagattcttgatgatgatgaaattctAGATGTTCAACCATTGAATGTTGACACATCTCCTGTGAAAAGAACAGTCAAAACTTTTGTTGGTAAAGCTCCAAAGGTGGTCAAGAAAACTTCCAAATCCACTGCTTCTTCTTCATCCAGGCCAACATGTTCAGAACCT GTCAAAAAACCAATCCAGAAGCATAAGCCCAAGAAGATTGTTGATATGGGTGTTCAAAAAAGGCAGAGTGACAGACTTAGGACCATAAAAACAAAGAATATACCTGGCCCTGGAAAGAAGCCTGATGACCCTTTGGTCATTTATGAAGATGAAGCAACCTCAAACCAATCCAAGGGTGGGAAGCAGTCAGAAGATTGGGAGGCCATTTGCAAAAGGATGACTCAGTAG